The window ATCCGCCTTAACAAATGATAAAACAAAACCATTCTAGAAGAGGAGGAAGTAAACAATGTCCGATCATCCAATTCAAGGATTAATGACAACCGCAATGGAAAATTTAAAAGAAATGATTGATGTGAATACCATTATTGGGGATCCAGTTGAAACCCCTGATGGCAGCGTCATATTAACCGTTTCAAAGGTTGGCTTCGGCTTTGCAGCCGGCGGTAGTGAATTTAATGTAGACAGCGGAAGTGGAAGCCAAGGCGGTGACAAGCAGAAGATGCCGTTTGGCGGCGGTAGTGGTGGAGGTGTTTCCATTACTCCGATTGCCTTTTTAATTGTTAATGCACATGGGGTGAAAATGGTTCACCTTGATGAAAACACCCATCTATATGAACGGATTTTAGATCTTGCTCCACAGGCTGTAGATAAAATCCAGCAAATGATGTCCAGTAAAGATAATAGCAATCAATCCGGTGATCAAAAACAGCAGAAAAACCAATCTGATGATCAGTCCGGTGGACAGCAATCAAATGAGTATAACGGCCAGAAAAAGGAGCTTGAATTTTAACTTCAATCAGCAAATGCTTTTTGTACCGAAAGCTTCACGACAGGCACAGAAGTCCTCCACACTTCTACAAGTGAGGGGTCAAACCCCGGCTGAATGAAGTTAAGCTTCCGGCGGATGTCACGGATTTTTTTAGGGTAGTTTATCGAGCGAGCTCGATAAAAATCCGGACGCAAATTCGATGAGCGAATTTGATACAAATAAAGGTTAACTTTCTCCAGTGAGAGTTAACCTTTTCTATTGAAAATCTATTTATCGGAATTTTCGCTTGTTTTAGAATTTCAATACATATTTGTTGCAAAAGTCGACGTGAAAAGCTATATTTACAATGTACATATATTGTTATTATAGGAGGAAATATAACATGGCATCAATTACATTTAAAGGAAATCCAGTAACACTACTTGGTAATGAAGTAAAGGTTGGAGATAAAGCACCTAACTTTACGGTGCTTGCAAATAACTTAACGCCTGTTACTTTAGAGGATTCTAAAGGAAGCGTACGTCTAATCAGTGTTGTCCCATCACTTGATACTGGTGTATGTGATGCGCAAACTCGTCGCTTTAACGAAGAAGCAGCAAACCTAGACAATGTCAAAATCCTAACTGTTAGTGTTGACCTTCCATTTGCACAAGCACGTTGGTGTGGGGCTGCTGGTATTGATAAGGTCCAAACACTTTCCGATCATCGTGACCTTTCTTTCGGTGAAGCATTTGGTGTAGCAATCCAAGAATTACGTTTACTAGCACGTGCCGTATTTGTAGTCGATTCAAATGACACAGTTACATATGCAGAATATGTAAGTGAAGCAACGAACCACCCTAACTACGAAGCTGCAATTGAAGCAGCAAAACAAGCAAAATAAATGCAGCAGTTGAAAGAAAGCCAGCTATTGTAAGCTGGCTTTCTATTTGTGTTTTTGGGGTCCTTACTTGTACAACTAAACAAACCCCGCTAAAATAGGAAAAGAGACTAGTAACAGGAGGAAAAAAATGTGAAAACGACTCCGGTTGAAGAATTATTTATGGTTATAAACGATACAGCCGTTCTTTTACAAGAGGAATTGAATGTCAGCTATTTAGAGGCATTAGCTGAAACGGGTGAAAATATATTTCATCAATCCGTATTACAGGATGACTTAAGTGAATTAACGTTAAAGAGACTGAAGAGAATTTATGAAGACTGCCACATCACAAGATATACAAAAGAAGAAATACGTAAATCCTTTCAATTAGCCATTCTAAAAGGGATGAAGGAAAGTGTCCAACCGAACCATCAGATGACACCTGACTCAGTGGGAATGTTTGTTGGATATTTATTACATAAATTTGTCACAAAAGAAGCTTATCGGTTAATGGACCCCGCTGTTGGGACCGGAAATTTATTAACTGCGGCGATGAATCAGGAAATGAATAAAACAATCCAAGGAATCGGTATTGAGATTGACGACCTCCTGATTAAGTTAGCTTATATGAATGCTAATCTGCAGGAGCATCCAATCGAATTTTTCAATCAGGACAGTTTGGAACCTCTATTTGTAGAGTCTGTTGATGCCGTTATCAGCGATTTACCTGTTGGCTATTATCCAAATGACATTAGAGCGGCAGATTATCAATTAAAGGCTGATGAAGGACACTCGTACGCACATCATTTATTCATTGAGCAGAGCATCCGCCATGTGAAGCCAGCAGGCTTTTTATTTTTTATTATTCCGAATGGTCTTTTTGAATCTACACAGGCTAAAAAGCTTCATACGTATTTGCAGGAGACAGTTGATATCCAAGGAATGATTCAATTACCTGAAACAATGTTCAAAAATAAACAATCAGCAAAGAGCATATTAATACTTCAGAAAAAAGATGAATCAGTAAAGCCGCCAAAGCAGGTGCTGTTAGCGAATATGCCATCCTTTTCAAACGGTGATGAAATGGAGAAAATCCTGACTAAAATAGATAGATGGATTACTGAAAACAAAAAGTAATCGATTCTTGTTGGAGTTTGTCGAAATATCAGAAGATAATTACTTTTAGTAGATAGCCAATTTTGTAAAAGTATTCCTTGAATAACTTGTCGGACAATGATTAAATGAGAAATTGGAGATATTAATAATTGAATTGGATAAACTATCGTTGTATGACTTAACTATTGATTTATTCAATGGATTATCCAATTAACATCCGTACTAATGACTTGTTTTATAAAGGAGCGTTTATAAATATGGCTAAAATCATTGCAATTAACGCCGGCAGCTCATCCTTGAAATTTCAGCTATTCGATATGCCGACTGAAGAAGTAATTACAAAAGGATTAATTGAACGCATTGGTTTGAATGATGCGGTTTTCAATATTACGGTGAACGGTGAAAAAATTAAGGAAACAACTGATATTCCTGATCATAACGTTGCTGTTGAACTACTATTAAGTAAATTAACAAACCTTGGAATTATCCAATCTTTAAATGAGATTGAAGGAGTAGGTCACCGTGTTGTTCATGGCGGTGAAGCCTTCGCTGACTCTGTGTTAATTACACCTGAAGTATTGCAGAAAATTGAAGATTTATCAGAGCTTGCACCACTTCATAATCCTGCAAACGTGACAGGAATTAAATCATTCCAAAAGGTACTGCCTAATGTCCCTGCGATTGCCGTCTTTGACACAGCTTTCCATCAAACAATGCCTGAGGATTCATTCCTATACAGTGTACCGTATGAGTATTATAAAGACTTTGGTATTCGTAAGTACGGCTTCCACGGTACATCTCATAAGTATGTTTCAGAGCGTGCGGCTGAAATGCTAGGAAGACCGCTTGATCAACTGCGCTTAATTTCCTGCCACTTAGGTAACGGAGCTAGTATTACAGCCATTCAGGGAGGACACTCCATTGATACTTCTATGGGCTTCACTCCACTTGCTGGTGTAACAATGGGGACACGCTCAGGAGATATTGACCCTGCGCTTATTCCTTATATTATGGAAAAAACAGATCAAACGGCAGACCAAGTATTAGAAGTGTTAAATAAAAAGAGCGGTATGCTGGCATTATCAGGCTTCTCAAGCGACCTTCGTGATATCGAATTACAGGCTGCAGAAGGAAATGAAAGAGCCGAGCTTGCTTTAAATGTATTTGCATCTCGTATTCACGCATATGTAGGAGCCTATGCAGCACGTATGTCAGGTGTAGATGCGATTATCTTTACAGCAGGAATTGGTGAAAATAGTGAAACCATCCGCGCTCGTGTATTAAATGGTCTTGAATTTATGGGCGTATACTGGGACCCTGCATTAAATAATCTGCGTGGAGATGAACGTTTTATCAGCTACCCTCACTCACCAGTAAAAGTAATGGTGATCCCAACGGATGAAGAGGTTATGATTGCAAGAGACGTTGTACGTTTAAGTAAATAATATAAAATAAGAAGTAATCCGTTTCCTACATTTTTCTATGGGAAACGGATTGTTTTTTTTTACTATACTTTATTTCCTCATAATTGTAGGAATGATTCAGTCCTAAGATTTTCCTTATTGATTATGATATACTGATACAAAATAAAGGGTTGTTTTATACTTATGTAAGGTAACAGTTGTTATATATTATTTTGACAGAAGTTCTGCGCTTATTTTTACCCGAAAGCTCCAGCAATTTTGGAATAGAAGGAGGTTTTTGTGTGACACTAACAAATCGTGAAAAACAGGTATATCTAGAAATACGTGAGTGGGAAAATCGTATGTACAGCTATGAGCCGAATGATTTTCAATTGGTTTATGATAGATATATTGAACGGTCTTTCCAGCTCTTACCGGAAAATATAAGAGAGCAATTCTCCTCTTCTCTTGATAATTGGTTATTTCATCTTCATGCATTTATCCAAGGCTCAGAGCTGCAGCTCGATGCGAAGCAAAGAATAATCGAGAGTGGAAGGATTTTTCAGGAGGATATTCAAACCATTGAGGATTTACATTCGCTTACCATTGATCAGCTTCAATACATAGCTGGACAGCATATTGCCCGGCATCGCCTCTATTCGTTTGCTCAAGGCGGTATGGCTGGTACTGGCGGTGTGATTCTGCTCGGTGCAGATATTCCGGGAATGGCCGTTATTAATTTGCGAATTGTCCAGTTGATTGCCATGACCTATGGAATTGAGGTCAATACCCCGTATGAAATGATGACGGCGTTAAAGGTGTTTAATGTAGCCATTCTTCCTTTAAGAATGCAAAGGCAGGGCTGGGAGGAGCTGATGAATGATATCCAGCATGACCATTACTTCTATGAAGGAAAAGAAGAAATCGCCAATCTTGCCTGGGTGGAGCAGCTGTTAAAGCAGGGCTTAAAGGGAATTGCGATTATGGCTTTTCGAAGAAAGCTCATACAAGGTATCCCATTTATCAGCATGGCAATTGGTGCCGGGGTTAATTATCAATTAACTAGAAAAGTAACAGACTTTGCCCACAAATATTATCAGCTTAGATATCTGCTAAAGAAGAAGGAGAATCCAGATGAGTATTGAGGAGCACAAAAAACAAGCTCAAAAGAGCGTTACATGTAAAGTTATTACCGTAAGTGATACTAGAAATAAAGAAACCGACAAAAGCGGAAAATTAATGATAGAGCTGTTAGAGAGTGCTGGGCACACAATAGGGGATTATGTCATTGTCAAGGATGAAAAGGGGCCAATTCGGGAAGCTGTTCTTCAGGGCTGCTTACAGCCTGAAATAGATGTCATTTTGACAAATGGAGGTACGGGCATTGCATTAAGAGATGTGACGATTGAAACGGTTCAGGCATTATTCGATAAAGAAATTACCGGTTTTGGTGAATTATTTCGCATGCTTAGCTATCAGGAGGACATCGGCTCAGCAGCTATTTTGTCCCGTGCTATTGCTGGGGTCATTGGAGAGAGAGCTGTATTTTCAACACCGGGATCTTCAGGAGCTGTAAAACTGGCAATGAATAAACTCATCCTTCCCGAGCTTGGCCATGTCGTACGTGAACTTAAAAAAGATATAAAATAAGGTTAAAGGTGTCAGGCACCACAAAAAGACAAATGTACTCAGATTGTCCGTTTGTGGTGCCTGGCACCTTGTGTATTATTGATGCATTTTTTCTGAGATATTTTGATTGAGCCGGAACCAAAGCCATAAGTCATTAATAATGGAAGCTAATTCAGCAATTTCACTATTCAATTGGCAGGAAATTTGGAAGTCCCCTTCATCATTCAGTTGTTCCTGTTTCCTATTTATGGTCTTTTCAAGGAGGACAATACGATCAGGTATCGCTCCTCGGATATTCTCCCAGTATAGCAATATGGCTTCCTGCACTTCATGTGATAAGTCGTCCCACTCGAGATCAATGATCGGTAGTTCAATCCCTAATCTTTCATTATAAGTAAAATACTCTTTCATTCTTCAATCCTCCTACATGATGTCACCAATCAAACTATCTAATTTATCAAAAGATTCATATAAATATTACCACACTATTGAAGTACTCTCTTTCATTTCTTCTATTCTAATACAAAAATAATTATTTTTATTCAAATTGTAAAATTACTATTGAATTTTTTGAAAAAAGTTGTTAAAGTGTTATTCATAAAGATTGAATAAAAATATAAATTGATGAATATTTATTCGTAATAGATTGAGGAGGAAATGATTCATGGCAAATCCTAAATTAGTTCTAGCATACTCTGGTGGTTTAGATACATCCGTTGCAATTACCTGGTTAAAGGACCAAGGTTATGATGTGGTTGCATGTTGTCTTGATGTTGGTGAAGGAAAAGATTTAGAGTTTATTAAAGACAAAGCTATAAAGGTTGGTGCAGTAGAATCATATGTGATTGATGCAAAGGAAGAATTTGCTCAGGAATATGCGCTGCTATCCTTACAGGCTCATACATTATATGAAGGAAAATATCCACTTGTATCTGCCCTTTCAAGACCGCTTATTTCTAAAAAGCTAGTAGAGGTAGCTGAAGAAGTAGGTGCTGTTGCGATTGCACACGGTTGTACAGGTAAAGGGAATGACCAAGTCCGTTTTGAGGTTTCCATCCAGGCATTAAATCCAGATTTAGAGGTTGTGGCACCTGTTCGTGAGTGGGCATGGTCAAGAGAAGAAGAAATTGAATATGCAAAGCAGAAGAATATTCCGATTCCGATTAATTTAGACAGCCCATTCTCCATTGACCAAAACCTATGGGGAAGAGCAAATGAATGTGGTATACTAGAGGACCCTTGGGCAACACCGCCAAAGGATGCCTATGATTTAACAGCAGAACTTGAGGATACACCTGATACACCTGATATCATTGAAATTGAATTTGTACAGGGGGTTCCAGTCAGCATTGATGGTAAGAAATATGATTCCCTAGCACAGCTAATTTTAGATTTAAATGTAATCGCCGGTAAGCACGGGGTAGGAAGAATCGATCACGTTGAAAACCGTCTTGTTGGTATTAAATCACGTGAAGTATATGAGTGTCCTGCAGCTATGACTCTTATTACAGCACATAAAGAGTTAGAGGATTTAACATTGGTAAAGGAAGTTGCTCATTTCAAACCAATGGTTGAGTTAAAATTAACAGATCTTATTTATGAAGGCTTATGGTTCTCGCCATTAAAGGATGCGTTGGCGGCATTTATTGCTGAAACGCAAAAGTTTGTTACCGGAACGGTAAGGGTGAAGCTATTCAAAGGACATGCTATTGTTGAAGGTAGAAAATCAGAATACTCTCTATATGATGAAAAATTAGCAACATATACTTCTGATGATGCATTTGACCATACTGCTGCGGTAGGATTTATTCAATTATGGGGACTTCCAACAAAGGTTCAAAGCATCGTGCAGAAAAATAAGAAGGTGAAAGCGTGAAAAAGCTTTGGGGAGGCAGATTTACTAAAACAGCAGAAGAATGGGTCGATGAATTTGGTGCCTCCATTTCCTTCGATCAAGAATTAGTCATGGAAGATATTACGGGCAGCATCGCCCATGTTACGATGCTTGCCAAAACAGGTATCTTAACCGATGATGAAGCCCTGCAAATTAAAAAGGGACTTGAGACGCTTAAGGAAAAGGCTGCAAATGATGAATTAGAATTCACTGTAGCCCTTGAGGATATTCATTTGAATTTGGAAAGTAAGCTGACAGAGATGATTGGACCTGTCGGTGGCAAGCTTCACACAGGCCGTAGCCGTAATGACCAGGTGGCTACAGATATGCATTTGTATTTAAGCAAGCAAGTAGCTGATATTATTGGCTTAGTAGCAGAATTGCAGCAGGCATTGCTAGAGCAGGCAGAACAGCATGTGGAAACGATTATGCCGGGATATACCCATCTGCAAAGAGCACAGCCTATTTCATTTGCTCATCATTTAATGGCTTATTTCTGGATGTTTGAGCGTGATAAGCAACGATTATCAGAAAGCTTAAAAAGAATTAACATATCGCCGCTTGGTGCTGGGGCGTTGGCAGGTACAACCTTTCCGATTGACCGTCATTACAGTGCAGAGCTACTAGGCTTTGAGGGAATCTATGAAAATAGTATGGATGCTGTTAGTGACCGGGATTTCATTCTTGAGTTTCTCTCAACAAGCTCAATTTTAATGATGCATCTTTCACGCTTTAGTGAAGAAATAATTCTATGGTCGAGCCAGGAGTTTAGGTTTATCGATTTGGATGATAGCTTTTCAACCGGAAGCAGCATTATGCCGCAGAAGAAAAATCCGGATATGGCGGAATTAATTCGTGGTAAAACAGGACGTGTTTATGGAAATCTCTTCGGTCTCTTGACAGTGTTAAAGGGCTTGCCGCTTGCGTATAACAAGGATATGCAAGAGGATAAAGAAGGCATGTTTGACACAGTTAAAACGGTTACAGGCTCTTTAAAGATTTTTGCAGGCATGATTCGTACAATGAAGGTCAATACAGGAAATATGGTTCAAGCTACGAAACAGGACTTCTCGAATGCAACAGAGCTGGCAGATTATTTATCAAGCAAAGGAATGCCTTTTAGGGAAGCGCATGAAGTAGTAGGAAAACTTGTCCTCCAATGTGTTGAAAAAGGCTGTTACTTAAGTGATCTATCAATGGAGGAATTTAAAAGCTCCAGTCAGCTATTTGAAAACGATATTTATGAAGTTCTAGCACCAGAAACAGCTGTTGCCCGCAGAAACAGTGCAGGTGGCACGGGCTTTGAGCAGATTAAGGTTGCGCTTGAAAAGGCAAAAAACTGTTTATAAATGAATGAAAAACCACGCTGTATTGAACAACAGCGTGGTTTTGCTTTTTATACCTCTCCAGTTTCACTGCGTACAACCAACACGTCACAGCGAGCATGGCGAGTGATATGTTCAGAAACACTTCCAATTAAGAAACGCTCAACAGCATTTAAGCCTGTCGCACCACACATGATAAGGTCAATTTCATACTTTTTCGCAATATCCTTTGGGATTTTTACTTTAGGTGAGCCGTAATCAATAATATACTCTACGTCTTTGACACCTGCTTCAATGGCTTCCTTTTTGTAGTTCTCCA of the Bacillus tuaregi genome contains:
- a CDS encoding acetate kinase, with protein sequence MAKIIAINAGSSSLKFQLFDMPTEEVITKGLIERIGLNDAVFNITVNGEKIKETTDIPDHNVAVELLLSKLTNLGIIQSLNEIEGVGHRVVHGGEAFADSVLITPEVLQKIEDLSELAPLHNPANVTGIKSFQKVLPNVPAIAVFDTAFHQTMPEDSFLYSVPYEYYKDFGIRKYGFHGTSHKYVSERAAEMLGRPLDQLRLISCHLGNGASITAIQGGHSIDTSMGFTPLAGVTMGTRSGDIDPALIPYIMEKTDQTADQVLEVLNKKSGMLALSGFSSDLRDIELQAAEGNERAELALNVFASRIHAYVGAYAARMSGVDAIIFTAGIGENSETIRARVLNGLEFMGVYWDPALNNLRGDERFISYPHSPVKVMVIPTDEEVMIARDVVRLSK
- a CDS encoding argininosuccinate synthase produces the protein MANPKLVLAYSGGLDTSVAITWLKDQGYDVVACCLDVGEGKDLEFIKDKAIKVGAVESYVIDAKEEFAQEYALLSLQAHTLYEGKYPLVSALSRPLISKKLVEVAEEVGAVAIAHGCTGKGNDQVRFEVSIQALNPDLEVVAPVREWAWSREEEIEYAKQKNIPIPINLDSPFSIDQNLWGRANECGILEDPWATPPKDAYDLTAELEDTPDTPDIIEIEFVQGVPVSIDGKKYDSLAQLILDLNVIAGKHGVGRIDHVENRLVGIKSREVYECPAAMTLITAHKELEDLTLVKEVAHFKPMVELKLTDLIYEGLWFSPLKDALAAFIAETQKFVTGTVRVKLFKGHAIVEGRKSEYSLYDEKLATYTSDDAFDHTAAVGFIQLWGLPTKVQSIVQKNKKVKA
- a CDS encoding EcsC family protein, encoding MTLTNREKQVYLEIREWENRMYSYEPNDFQLVYDRYIERSFQLLPENIREQFSSSLDNWLFHLHAFIQGSELQLDAKQRIIESGRIFQEDIQTIEDLHSLTIDQLQYIAGQHIARHRLYSFAQGGMAGTGGVILLGADIPGMAVINLRIVQLIAMTYGIEVNTPYEMMTALKVFNVAILPLRMQRQGWEELMNDIQHDHYFYEGKEEIANLAWVEQLLKQGLKGIAIMAFRRKLIQGIPFISMAIGAGVNYQLTRKVTDFAHKYYQLRYLLKKKENPDEY
- the tpx gene encoding thiol peroxidase: MASITFKGNPVTLLGNEVKVGDKAPNFTVLANNLTPVTLEDSKGSVRLISVVPSLDTGVCDAQTRRFNEEAANLDNVKILTVSVDLPFAQARWCGAAGIDKVQTLSDHRDLSFGEAFGVAIQELRLLARAVFVVDSNDTVTYAEYVSEATNHPNYEAAIEAAKQAK
- a CDS encoding MogA/MoaB family molybdenum cofactor biosynthesis protein; amino-acid sequence: MSIEEHKKQAQKSVTCKVITVSDTRNKETDKSGKLMIELLESAGHTIGDYVIVKDEKGPIREAVLQGCLQPEIDVILTNGGTGIALRDVTIETVQALFDKEITGFGELFRMLSYQEDIGSAAILSRAIAGVIGERAVFSTPGSSGAVKLAMNKLILPELGHVVRELKKDIK
- the ytfJ gene encoding GerW family sporulation protein, whose product is MSDHPIQGLMTTAMENLKEMIDVNTIIGDPVETPDGSVILTVSKVGFGFAAGGSEFNVDSGSGSQGGDKQKMPFGGGSGGGVSITPIAFLIVNAHGVKMVHLDENTHLYERILDLAPQAVDKIQQMMSSKDNSNQSGDQKQQKNQSDDQSGGQQSNEYNGQKKELEF
- a CDS encoding universal stress protein, with the protein product MALTYKKILVAVDGSKEAEWAFKKAIAVAKRNESKIVIAHIIDTRTFATVEAYDRTIAERAELFAKELMENYKKEAIEAGVKDVEYIIDYGSPKVKIPKDIAKKYEIDLIMCGATGLNAVERFLIGSVSEHITRHARCDVLVVRSETGEV
- the argH gene encoding argininosuccinate lyase yields the protein MKKLWGGRFTKTAEEWVDEFGASISFDQELVMEDITGSIAHVTMLAKTGILTDDEALQIKKGLETLKEKAANDELEFTVALEDIHLNLESKLTEMIGPVGGKLHTGRSRNDQVATDMHLYLSKQVADIIGLVAELQQALLEQAEQHVETIMPGYTHLQRAQPISFAHHLMAYFWMFERDKQRLSESLKRINISPLGAGALAGTTFPIDRHYSAELLGFEGIYENSMDAVSDRDFILEFLSTSSILMMHLSRFSEEIILWSSQEFRFIDLDDSFSTGSSIMPQKKNPDMAELIRGKTGRVYGNLFGLLTVLKGLPLAYNKDMQEDKEGMFDTVKTVTGSLKIFAGMIRTMKVNTGNMVQATKQDFSNATELADYLSSKGMPFREAHEVVGKLVLQCVEKGCYLSDLSMEEFKSSSQLFENDIYEVLAPETAVARRNSAGGTGFEQIKVALEKAKNCL
- a CDS encoding class I SAM-dependent methyltransferase; the protein is MKTTPVEELFMVINDTAVLLQEELNVSYLEALAETGENIFHQSVLQDDLSELTLKRLKRIYEDCHITRYTKEEIRKSFQLAILKGMKESVQPNHQMTPDSVGMFVGYLLHKFVTKEAYRLMDPAVGTGNLLTAAMNQEMNKTIQGIGIEIDDLLIKLAYMNANLQEHPIEFFNQDSLEPLFVESVDAVISDLPVGYYPNDIRAADYQLKADEGHSYAHHLFIEQSIRHVKPAGFLFFIIPNGLFESTQAKKLHTYLQETVDIQGMIQLPETMFKNKQSAKSILILQKKDESVKPPKQVLLANMPSFSNGDEMEKILTKIDRWITENKK